The Carassius auratus strain Wakin chromosome 34, ASM336829v1, whole genome shotgun sequence genomic sequence TTATCAGTAACTAACAACTTGGACAATGAGTTATTGTTATTTCCATTctctggtataaaaaaaaaaaaaaaaaaaaaaaaaccttcaaagtgATGAATGATTTGTTGGAatcggacaaaaaaaaaaacaaaaaaaaaaaagactaagctACACCTGTTTGACGTCGATAGTCAGCAAAGTCAATTTTGAGAAACAGTTTTCTGAAGTTTCCAAAACAAAAATCACCTAGCATCCATACCTTAAAATCTCTGGAAATATCACCAAATACAGCATACACCAATCTAttggaaaaatatgtttttttttcttctgtgataCCAAAATGCTCCAGGTGGGGTGTTTTGACGAATCACAGATGATTTTACTGTGACAAGAGGTGTGAATCTTCACCTGCCTCACGATTACATTTCAGAGGGTAACGAATAGACTATAAAATGATTCTTGATGCATCCGTTCCTCCAAATcctttcttaataataattactatataaatcaatatatttttgttatttcattttatgtataTGTTAAGAATAAAGATGCAAATAATCAGTATAACAAATATGACAAAgaaagaattatttaaaaatgctttctTCATTTTACGATACGCGAACAGAATAAACAGAATTTTTCAAGAAAAACTAATTATCAAATGCCAAAAACTATTCATTGCCTTTAGtgtattattaacaaataaagaaGTTCAACCGAGAGCACTGAGTGATCCCCTCTCTCTTTTAATGTTTGATTAACATAACaggggtcatgaactgcattttttcatcattttgtactgttctctgaggttcacttataatgtaaaaaatgaataaataaaaatcatatagaAACCATCATAATTTAGCAGTattaggctattttctgtcctgttttgacccccCTCATCAGAACACTGTTTGAATATGTTTTAGTTGATTGTAGACTTGTAGACTGAATATTGTAGAATTGACTCCGTAGACTTCATAGATGAATTCTGCTGTGATTTAAGTAAAAACGCATACATTTTCAGTTCATATCAAATGATCTGCAAttacagacaaagcaatagtgaccacGTAATAACAGTTACACACACTTGTGTGGTGTGACAGTATTGTTGAATCTGATATATCACACTCAGCATCGTCTCTtagttttaatctttttaaaaatccTGTGTccaattgtgccttgtttgtaaacaaaacaGCGTTAAAATTAAGTGAACAAATGACCAAGTTCTTACCGAAACGgtctggatcttcattaaaaatgtgttcatccactctttcctaattTTGGGATCAGAAGGAAAGCAACCTTCTTGTGTTTTTCCACAACTTGGCACTAAACAGCATCTTTCTGCCTTCGGAGcatctttatcatttttttttctgcgtAGACCTTAGTTTACCTCTCTCGTTATTTATTCACTATGTGTGTGAATCAGTGggaggggctaaacaggcagtgatgtagaagcaggtgttgatcttctGCAGAGGCACTGTTTAACCACTCTTTTACGTCAAAGTGGCATATTTCACAACTTGTCGTTTTGGCAGACTGATTTTAATACAAGCCGTTTTTAGACTAACTAGAAagtttgagttctgaaacttagattttttttaatagtacaaCCACTTTTtacatgtcaaaagatcaagggaatttagaTTTTTCAGTTCATAAACCCTTTAATGAGAGGCCTATACATTAAGCCTATACATTAAGACCTACTGTAATGCACagatataatttaatgttaaaccTCAGATGTTTTTCCCCAACAGAAAAGAAAACGTTCAATTAAGATTTAACAAATGTTTGTGTGAATACTCGTCAGGACCGATATTTTGAAATACTAtaattctgtgtgtatgtgtacatcaGGATCGTGTGCTGGCTGAGAGGTGTCTTTGTGCACCCGTTCAGATATGTCAGTCAGCACGTGTAAGATTCTTTCTTGGCTTATTGCTCTTAATAACTCTttcaacatcaacatcaacatccCACACTTTATTTTCTCATTCTGCATGTTCCTCTCAAAACCCGAACCAAGACGTAACatgtaactttttaaaacaaagaatataGACCACtcagaaaacatacaaataaagacAATAACAATAATTGCTATGTGGAGAATTGGGATCACTAGAGGAGGGcttattgaaaatatttgtgaaaaacttaaaaatcttccaacatttacatttttcacttGTTTTGCCTGTAGCTCGTAGTTAGCGCATGTGCATTccgactcattttgccagcatgggTCACATATGACAAAGGGGTGTGTTTGAATACCTGGTCTCCAAAGCGCTGGCTCAGATAAAAGGCTCTCTTTACTTTCTCATCAGTTGAAATGTCAGATCGCCATCTCTCTCGTACCACTCCACATAAACTGAACAAAAGAGTAGAACTTCAATTAGAGGCATAcagatataattaaaaaataacaggTAACATATTTATGATGTACTTTTACATTGGCATTTCAAATGTTTGGAGCTGGGTAAATTTCTTTAAACCATGTTGAAAGAATTCTCTTATGTTCATGCCACGTAAACATTAGAGGTGACCGATCCAAATTCGATATTGTGCTTATTCTTAATttagggcgtggccacttgactGACAGGTAGATTGCTGCTGCTTTCACGGCtgtcgagctaggtgggcgtggcttcagcaaccagctcccgcctttttgcccatttatcGGGAGTTACGTGCGGTGACGCACTGCCAAGATGGGGACGGCAGGCTCCACttacttttggcttcaaaaatacTCTTAGGTAACCTATGGGTGATTttacggacactacgtccatgtttttatactttttatactttacttttataaagaatgtctTTTTGGGTTTCAGGccttagtctttgcaactttagggatcttatctatgcacaacagctattaaaactacaaagtgaaaggaaaacttgaaattgcatcatgtgACCACTaagtttaaaaaaacagcatttatttgaaacaaatagtttaaacattattaaagtcTTTACTGCCATTTAATgcatatgacaaaaataaaaaaaattaaagggggggtgaaatgctcgttttcactcaatatcctgttaatcttgagtacctatagagtagtactgcatccttcataactccaaaaattatttagttttattatattcataagagaaagatagtctgtaccgatttttcccggaaaaacacgaccggctggaggcgtgacgtgtgggcggagctaaagaatcacgagcgccagtaggcttttgcgttgagagcgtttggaagctgtgacagctgtgaaggctgaaactgaacgagagcagcagcagcaacgacttgctccgagcggggctcgaacccaggtctccgatgggaggcggacgcactaacaaggaggcagagatatttgaagcagttttactcaccgcctgtggttccaactcacaatcatgaccctttttcgttgggattgcatcatccttaagaaataaactataagcaaatccgtcgtcaaactgggctttgtttgtaaaacaagcattttagaaatgcagggaacaaacacaaacacttgcacaactccgttgatgctctgtaaaaataaactccatccactggtcccttaatgctgttttttctttggtaatctgtgcagggttgtcttgccctggcaaccaaaaacacactccttttgtgacatttcgcgacgctctcgctctgatcagtgattgtctgtgcacagcctctctctgctctgctatacaggagcgcgcgctcttccggcaaacgtgccctcaggacccatataaggaaattccgctccatctaacgtcacacagagccatactccaaaaaactttccgaaacttgtgacaaaccggaagaggtttttttggaacaaaaatactccttcaaacgtacaacttaatttttgaaactttttccatgtttagcatgggaatccaactctttaacagtgtaaaaaacccagtatgcatgaaatagcatttcatcccctttaaataaaaaaatcttaccaacctcacaCTTCACAATTTAAGTGTACACAAATTTTGAAATACAATGTAATATCAGAACTGACCTGTTGGTGGCGCTGCTGGAACTCGAATTGGATGGTGCAATGTCTTCGCTCAATGGCAACACAAAGCCAGCAAGGTTCAGCAGATCCCGTATCATCTGACCCTTGATGCTGACGTCCAGCGGTGTGTTAGAATGGAGGCtagagagagtcagagagaggaagaggaaacaATGTGAATGATATTTGGTACAGGGCATGGCAGGATTCAGTAGAACACAACAGCTTAAAAAGattcaattatgaaaaataatatataataataaataacattttatagaaACTATATCTTGAGCTTATAGGTAACTGATATTCCTGGGGACTTACTAAAAAGCAGTACTAATGACACTACTTGACAACTTATTAGTGTAAACTAATGTATTAGAGTCACCTTCCTTTTTGGGACGAATAAACATTCCTCTGGTTGTCTAAGTGACTATATAATATTACTGTTAATATTATGTTAGTGTGATGATTTGTTCAGTAAGGGTAGTTGGACAAAGTCGCCTGACTACTGTTAATTCTAAACAGCTTAAGCTGCAGGAGTTCCTGTGTGCTGTACCTTGGCGAGATGTTCACCTCCAGCACCCACGGCTTCAGATTCTCATCCAGCATGATATCAAAGCCAAAAAGCTCATGACAGCTGTAGGCAGAGCGTACATGCATCTTCACCAGCGAGTTCACATATGGGTCGGACCTGCCATGGGAACAGAGATAATTTATTCAGGTTCAGTTCAGAGGAACGTGAATGTGTACACATACACAAGAAGTGTCTACAATACAAAAGACTGCAGGACACTTACGCGATGATGGTTTTGATGACCATATCTTTGATCTTCTCCCAAATGAGAGTGGTGTTGATACCTTGAGAACCCAAGTACTGCCACAGTGCCTTCAAAGCCCTGCATTCAAATAAAACTGCAATCATTAGACTGTATAACGCTTCTGAAGTCAGTTCTAATATTTTTAGGCCATGAGTTGCCTGCTGATTAATCACAAAACCTCATATCTTAGCAGTGAAGGACCAAGTGTAATATGTCTTTATTCTTACCATTTATGGCCCTGACAAGCCTTATCATCGCTGTTACTCTGATATTCCGAGTTCTTCTTATTTACACTGTAGTTTGTAAGGTGCATAAACTTGTTGTTGAGGGTCTTCATTGAAGGAGAGTATCTGTGTTGAAGAACAATCAGAAAATACCAATTTAAATGAGCAAGGTCCTAAGATTTGCACattttgtaaaacactttttgttaaaTGACCTATACTTACTTGCAGCTTGCAAAACGTACTAGTCCATCATTAAAGATGTAAACTCGAAGTGGGTCATAAGAGGTCACATACACATAGATCCGTAGATCAAACTTATTCCCACTGATGAGGTAGGGCTTGTGAAGATACCTGCAGTAATATACATCACATTGAGATCATAAACATGTCTTAATTAGGAATCAGTATGTTCCAAGGTCTTGCAACTAACTTCTGCACGAGGAGTGGTCTCTTGCGTGGCATTTGGCTCCACTTGTGAATGACCTGAATGCCAATTCCACGAGCAGATGCAGGCTAAAAGTGAGAAATGGCAGCATGTCAGTGACGAATGTCAGAGAGCAATTTCACAACAACTCTAGTAATGTAACGTACCGGTTTGACGATCCATTTTTGCTTGCTGCCCCCATCCTCCCAGGCCTTCCTAAGCAGCTTGATGTCCTGTGGGAGAATGAAGGAGCGTGGAAAGAAGCCAAACTCTCTTTTGCCAAAGTGTGCCTGCATCTTGGACAGGTTCCTCCAAAGTCTGTCCTTCCGGCCGATCTGAAAGGAGCCTGGAAAGTGGTTCAGCTGCCAAACAGAAATGCATTCTTGTTAATACTTAGCAGATGACTCAACTTGACAGATCATTTAATGTCTAACACCAGGTCATTAAATATGAGAAACAAACTTGAtggatttttattacaaaatggtAATACATAGATGTCAAAACACCTCAACTTTTGAATCCCAATCTTACCTTCTGAAACTCTCTAATGGCCTTGAACCCTGGAGACTTCATATGGTGACCCCAACAGCCAAGCCAATCATGACTCTCTAGTGAAAAGACCAACACATGATAAACTGCATACTAAAAGCTGGAATACGTGACATGACTCAGGAACATATTTTTGCCCCTAATTGCAGTCTGGACGTGTAAACAAAGTCAGAGAAAGTCTGCAACTCTTGGCAGTCagatgccgcgtttccaccgaaattacccggaacattcgtaccaggaactttttttcccaggaactccCCCCCCGCCCCAGACCTGTTGCTAAAAGTactgggaagattaggcaaatagactggtgacgtaggtctgcgtgcgtttctcaatacaaagtacgctgattttggatgtGCATCCTCCTCAGTAggtcagactttgtgcattcgtctcaggagtgtgatgtccgcgacgagcaagtccggtaaatctgaAAACAACagtgtacttgataacttcagtcagctgaccatggctactgcaattttcctctctgtatatttacaataaaatgaaatcggatatcaaataccactgcctcctttcgttttcattttaacataagaacagctgcagaaatgtactttgttcagggatatgtgtatatatacagccattacaatgaaacaaaatattatatagattcgccttttttattttcattctaacatatagataaattgaatacagaccaaagaaaacctgttagatttaccccgcagctgaattatattttatatttaaccatTAAatagacatcagagccagcggcacacatcagaaggtctatccgaggtgaggctgcttcttgGCAGATAGATGATCACTAAGCTCCTGCTGATCACGTGGAGTtgaccgtctcagagatcggcgaaaatagtcgctgtctttataaataaaccacagatttgagttataaaacaactacattctcgcctgaaatacttgtaaaattacatttcatgacacaataacagtaatattttgaaaatgttgatccgaataaatggtggttggactcaaccaatgctgcgtgaattcaaccaatcaggatgtttagcgcccaagtcccgacCCCGAAAGCtcccggaactttaaaaaagtaccacctagccagcagggactttctgaggggcattttttttacccggtactttatttagttcctggttcctgcggtggaaacacaccgagtaccaggccaaagtccctagttcctgggtaaagttcctgcggtggaaacggggCAAGAGTTGATAGACTTGAGAGACAAAAGCCTAATGTATGATGGTGAACActctaccaaaaataaaaattaaaattaaaaccttcaGACTAAGATTCCATCCAACAGGAAGATATTAAACGTGATATTTTGCAATGATTTTAAAACGCATATCGGTTCTCATTTGTCATATCGCCTAGCAATGAAGAggatatttttgtgtgtttgcatttggAGGGATTTTAAAGTTTGGTAGTGTGCAATCTTGTATAGAATCCCCAGTCTTTCTCTAACCATTAACAAAGTCGGCCAGTGTATGATGTCTAGGGTTTTAACCCCTTACTTGTCACCCCCccattttttttcacacaaatgaCATAACCAAAATTAAAAGTCTTTCTAagtagatacataatcaacatatgttcacaaaatGTACTAAATAagtgtcactgcaacaatgttttatcaaaacattggtcaaatatcaaAGCTAGAGTTCAACTGATGCACAGTTtctccagatcaagtaagagtgtgatgtttaacgtgctgtgaaagtgaaataaaaatctgGGGCCATTGATGATCTTTGACCGCAAAGGGGTTAAAAAGAAAGTTGGTGCATTCCAGCCTtagtgcaatgcaaaaaaaataaaaaaaataaaactgttggtAACTTTTTTCAGCATCACTAAAAACAAAAAGGAAGTCGTTGACTCACTTTTGGTGGCTTTGAAGTGTGATCTGGAGATGGTGTTTTTCACAACATTGGGGGTGACTGTAGTTATTTTCCATTTGAGCAGCTTCCTCTGTTCAGCAGGCAACAACTCAACTTTGAAAAGAGgaaaacattttacaacagtcTTGAAAACACAAGGCTgttatttaaaagagaaaaatgtgtaattaacgATCTGTTCATAATGAGTATCACATTGATAATCAAGAACCCTGTAAAGTCAGCGTTTTTGTGTGTATGCCAACCTCTTTCACTGGCAGTGCTGAAGTACAGCGTGGAGGGCATGTGGGGGAAGAGACTGGGGATAAGTGCGGGTTTCTCCACCAGATCCCCCTCCACATCAGGACTAACGGGCTCCTCGACACTGAAAGACACGACAAATATTAGTAGGCCAACACAGAATCTCAGAACATATTAAGAAGCACTGGTTACGGAGTACGACAATTTTTGAACACCTTAACACTTGTTGTAAGTTCAACTTTTGGGCTAATTTGCTGCCAGTTATAGTGCAGTTTTCTCAGCACTGTTAAACACACAGAattgccaaattaaaaaaaaaagaaaatcatcacAGAAAATTGCAACTCTATCTGACAAAGTACCTTAAGTGAAATAAGATAACAAAATTAGCAAGAATCACCAAAttccatttttttataatttaggcAAAATACTCTTATAAAGATTCTTATACGGTCAACAGCCAGCTTCCTCATATACAAATAAACCAATTCAGATAGAGAATTCAATAAGAAACTtgataagaaaaaaatgtatatttacatttaaagttgtCAACTTAATCAGTGCAAGgatacagtaaaacaaaataactcaCGTGACAGTCATTTAGAAACGCTGAGGTTGATTCAAAACAGTAAATCACACTGAACTGCAGTGAGTGTGAAGTTACACTCTACATGGCCCTTTACTTTGAAACCAGAAAACACCTACTACAAACAAACCCATTAGCTGGACGTCACTTCATGACAATGCCTCCACAGACCGGTTACAATTCACTACTCATTTTCCTGTAATAGAGGGATAGTTCTACTTCTATCACACAAGAACAATTGTGGGACCTTTCTACAGGCTTCTGGCTTTAAAGCTTTTCTCTGACAGCAACCACTAGAACAAACAAGAAACCGTCAGGTCTTCCTCTGTGTGTCGGTCATCACCATGGCAAAGTCAGGTGACTAGAAGAGAAACATGCATAAGACCCTCTTCCACTGTAATCTAGCCTTCATTGTCAGCCTTAGTTTGCACTCTAAATCTCTGCGTCAAAAGTAGATCACCAGCAACCAGCACAAAGCCAGGATTAGCTAAGAGAAAGAGATCTTTGAATCAGCAAAAAGATAAAAATGGGGATTTGCTAAATACAATAGCTGAACTGTGGGAAAAATGTGTATAGggaatgttttgaaaatgttatcTTTTGAGTTAAAACAATCAACTTTACTGTTACTGACCCCAGAAGTttatattacagtgtatgattttttattttattttttgtaactcaGAAAGGgcaaaaatgtatcaaaagattttttttccattcatataatcctgaaataaataaataaataaaattaaccagcaaaactgttttcaacaaaagACATGTATGCCAAACAAGAAGGACTTTGGAAGGATCATGCGAccctgaagactgcagtaatggctgctgagaatTGAGCGTTTCATCACAGAAATGCATTACCAAAATATCTGTAAatgatagaagaaaaaaaaaaaactcaaactttttttttttaataatatttataaatattgctctttactgtattttttgatcaaataaatgcagccttggtgagcatgagaaaaATATATAGGGGTGTGtggacaaaacaacaacaaaaaagcaccTTTCTTTCTGCAGTCAAGGTCAGCATGTTTTGAAAGACATTGAGGTAGAAGAGACAAGTGAATGCTCAGGGAGAGAGTACATACATTTTATGGGATACAAAGAGTAAGATAAACAAGAAGTATCCATTTCCAGTGAAAGGAAATATGAGGCCTTTCAATAATTTGCTCATCCAATCAGCTGTaagatttctttctttcaatgATAAACCAGTACAAATGAcggttctaaaaataaatacttgCATTTAAGAAGTAACCCTTGTAGCTCGCCAAAAGAGACCCCACCAAGACTTGTGATTTAAACCTTGCTTAAGTTTAACTAATTAGTGACTAATTCCTGACTTCATTTTACAGGTGGATTTCCGTAAAACAGTGAAATTCATCCTAAAGTACTACATTTCTCAAATATAAAAAGTCTAATTACTTGGACAAAGCTGTCATGGATGTTGTTGAGGAGTCATCACAATCATCGGAGacatctgatgaagaaaaaaaaggaatattagaTTTTGGTTACAAATAGTCAgactatgaatttttttttttttttactttatacaaATACCTACTGATAAAAGGGTTCTGGCTACACTGGTTCATGTATGCTGAGGTTAAAGCAACACAAAGAAGCAGTTCTGTTACCATCATCACTGAAGTCATTCTCCAGCTTATCAGGAAGCTCCTCCTCATCACCGTCTAGCAGCATGCCCTGTCTGAAGAATGAAGTACAATAAAACTTGAGAACTGAACTCAGACATGTAACTTTTACAGTAAgataatatacacaatatatggGAGCTTTGAAGTTGTGTccaaaatgcaaacaaatatttaGTTTGAGTTTCTTTATGATTCAAACCAATCTGAATGATCTGATTCACTAATCTGACTAAGAAAAGCAAGTTATTTACAGACATACAGTACTGCGTACCAGTTAGAAGTCTGAAAGATTTGTTGAAAGAAATGAACACTCTTATTCAGAAATGAccccattaaattgatcaaaactgataataaagacaattataattgaccccaaacttttgagcagaagtatacattaaaaaacaattgaGTAAATGTGCACACCTCTGAATCTCATGACGATCCTCCTCCTCTTCAAGTGTCATGGGGCTTGTGTCCACCTGCGAGGCCTGACAGCATTCCTCTTTTGTGAGCTGAATGGCAGATATCTGGTTTGTCACGGTGTAAACAGACGGCGACTGAGGAGAGGCCATATTGTGGCCAGTCGCCTCTGGAATGGCACAATCACCTCCCTGCGTCTTACCATCACACAGAACAGCAGAGGGGCACTTCTCATCAGTTATATCAAAACTGAGGGCACTGTTGGTTTCCATAGGTGCAAAACAAGACTCCTTATCTCCATTAATAAGGCAGAGGGATACAGTACTACCTGTAAGATGCTTTATGCTGCTCAGACCGTTGAGTGTACGGTGTCTTGCATGTACATTTTTGGGAGTGAGTTTTTGCACAACGGTGGCAGTGAACTCTGCCTCGGAGTTGATATTTGTCACTCTCTGAGGAGCTTCACCAACACCGTGTCCCACACAGCAGTCCAGCTCAATTGATCTGGTGTCTTCCGCTACAATCTTCTCAAACTGCCTCATATCCTTGGCCACCATGCTGCGGTTCAAAAGCACATCCGTGCATATATCTGTCGAAGGCACACTCGGTTGGAGAGGTTTTGTTGCATCTGCTTTGAGGCCTCGAGAACGTGTTCCATTGGAGCCAGATACGAAATTGGCAGGACTGTACAGATCACCAGTCTCTTGTTTAGAGTATGAGGGCATTTTGGCATTTGGGGGCCGCACAACTCCAATGCTGTTCTCCCTGAGCTTGTTGCTTGTCCAAGGCAAAGACTGATTAGTAGGCATGCTTTTCTCAATTATGACTCTTTGAGAAGACGACTTGGGTGGAGAGGGAGAGgcaggacagacagacagctgaGGAGAAAAGGCCCTCTTTCCTAACAGCCCTGACTTGAACCGAAATGAATCAAGGTTCCAGTGGGATTGACGGTAGCTATGGCATGCAGCGGAAGCAGCGTTAATATGTGGCAAGCTCTTAGATAAAACACTATGTGTCCTTAAACCATTACTAGCACCATTCAAAGAACTTGCACTTGTGCTCTGTATGCGGCTGACTGTTATGGTAGGCACGTGAGGACAGGCACGTTGTGTGGGGATCCCTGAGACAGAGTAGGGCTTATCATACAGAACTTTCACATTTGGATGAGGCACTGAATCACCCACACTGCTCTGCAGTCTCTTTCTTCCAATGTTGAAGGAGCCTCGTGCATTGGGTGAATGTACTACTGCAGACTTGGCTTGGATGACGAGGGCTGACCGTGATGCCCCATTCCTTTTGTCTTCAGCTCCACTGGAGGCCATTAATTGCCATCTCACACCCCCCTGGTATGGGCTCAGGCAAACACATAAGTGAGGAACCGAAGGATAGGAGGGGCTACAACTGTAAAACACAGAGAAATAATAACAGCAGTTTATGAAATGCTCACTGTagcattttaatacaattttgcgATCACCATCATTTAATAATCGAATATGGCCAAACATCTGGTATTCTTGATGCTGCTTTGCTGGGATCCATTACACACCGTTTAAAAAGTTAGATTTGGTCTTCCTCACTGGTCTAACAGTGATTGTCATTGTCAAAATTAAGATGGCCAATGAAATCCAATAAAGCGGGCTTACAGTTCCCAGAGGCCAATCATGAATTACagctaggggtgtgacggttcgtatataaccgtgagaccgacggttatagttgaacaccgtcattagaactctataaccgccaaaaccgtgtcattaaaatattttttaccaacattttttatcaaaaattattttcattttttagataggatcataagatgcgcaatatatcgggagacatggttttaccacttaatgaagttttgtaaatcgtcagacatgatatttaccacttcataaaattttgctttgtagaaaacctttcttaaaaacgaatttagttttgtacaaattttatcttaattttaataaatgtttcatcaaccaattgcatgtattttaataaataaaaagcaagtaaagctgac encodes the following:
- the LOC113053618 gene encoding tubulin polyglutamylase TTLL4-like isoform X1, with translation MASSGAEDKRNGASRSALVIQAKSAVVHSPNARGSFNIGRKRLQSSVGDSVPHPNVKVLYDKPYSVSGIPTQRACPHVPTITVSRIQSTSASSLNGASNGLRTHSVLSKSLPHINAASAACHSYRQSHWNLDSFRFKSGLLGKRAFSPQLSVCPASPSPPKSSSQRVIIEKSMPTNQSLPWTSNKLRENSIGVVRPPNAKMPSYSKQETGDLYSPANFVSGSNGTRSRGLKADATKPLQPSVPSTDICTDVLLNRSMVAKDMRQFEKIVAEDTRSIELDCCVGHGVGEAPQRVTNINSEAEFTATVVQKLTPKNVHARHRTLNGLSSIKHLTGSTVSLCLINGDKESCFAPMETNSALSFDITDEKCPSAVLCDGKTQGGDCAIPEATGHNMASPQSPSVYTVTNQISAIQLTKEECCQASQVDTSPMTLEEEEDRHEIQRQGMLLDGDEEELPDKLENDFSDDDVSDDCDDSSTTSMTALSNVEEPVSPDVEGDLVEKPALIPSLFPHMPSTLYFSTASERVELLPAEQRKLLKWKITTVTPNVVKNTISRSHFKATKKSHDWLGCWGHHMKSPGFKAIREFQKLNHFPGSFQIGRKDRLWRNLSKMQAHFGKREFGFFPRSFILPQDIKLLRKAWEDGGSKQKWIVKPPASARGIGIQVIHKWSQMPRKRPLLVQKYLHKPYLISGNKFDLRIYVYVTSYDPLRVYIFNDGLVRFASCKYSPSMKTLNNKFMHLTNYSVNKKNSEYQSNSDDKACQGHKWALKALWQYLGSQGINTTLIWEKIKDMVIKTIIASDPYVNSLVKMHVRSAYSCHELFGFDIMLDENLKPWVLEVNISPSLHSNTPLDVSIKGQMIRDLLNLAGFVLPLSEDIAPSNSSSSSATNSLCGVVRERWRSDISTDEKVKRAFYLSQRFGDQDFCATILDVLTPDDVHVLAETEDELSRKGDFERVFPSHASSRYLRFFEQPRYLNILLNQWEQKYWLNRSQGINLLRDLCEKRVHLGNLADSVHHWSSKSYHGHRSQMTSSGVLVSQRSDAEDEDSSDREVQSVTMSLPDMSLLSTISLSPSPTSSSSLASDSMPSHDDP
- the LOC113053618 gene encoding tubulin polyglutamylase TTLL4-like isoform X2, which translates into the protein MTSVMMVTELLLCVALTSAYMNQCSQNPFINVSDDCDDSSTTSMTALSNVEEPVSPDVEGDLVEKPALIPSLFPHMPSTLYFSTASERVELLPAEQRKLLKWKITTVTPNVVKNTISRSHFKATKKSHDWLGCWGHHMKSPGFKAIREFQKLNHFPGSFQIGRKDRLWRNLSKMQAHFGKREFGFFPRSFILPQDIKLLRKAWEDGGSKQKWIVKPPASARGIGIQVIHKWSQMPRKRPLLVQKYLHKPYLISGNKFDLRIYVYVTSYDPLRVYIFNDGLVRFASCKYSPSMKTLNNKFMHLTNYSVNKKNSEYQSNSDDKACQGHKWALKALWQYLGSQGINTTLIWEKIKDMVIKTIIASDPYVNSLVKMHVRSAYSCHELFGFDIMLDENLKPWVLEVNISPSLHSNTPLDVSIKGQMIRDLLNLAGFVLPLSEDIAPSNSSSSSATNSLCGVVRERWRSDISTDEKVKRAFYLSQRFGDQDFCATILDVLTPDDVHVLAETEDELSRKGDFERVFPSHASSRYLRFFEQPRYLNILLNQWEQKYWLNRSQGINLLRDLCEKRVHLGNLADSVHHWSSKSYHGHRSQMTSSGVLVSQRSDAEDEDSSDREVQSVTMSLPDMSLLSTISLSPSPTSSSSLASDSMPSHDDP